In one Alnus glutinosa chromosome 12, dhAlnGlut1.1, whole genome shotgun sequence genomic region, the following are encoded:
- the LOC133851783 gene encoding uncharacterized protein LOC133851783 encodes MFVKKLVEKAAKKPGGNSDGLKSSEVDPRVVFHYGIPSGSTMFAYDSIQKILAISTKYGRIKLFGKDNTHALLESNEIVPSKFVQFMENQGILLNVNLKNHLEVWDIDKKLLSHVHIFKEEITSFTVMRHSRYMYVGDSDGNISVLKLQEEPFGIVQMKYTIPLSVSHGNLTEVSGDTAVLHILPQPTAESKRVLIIFRDGLIALWEIRESKSIFTTGGNMLQSLSHEAKKVTCACWACPFGSKVVVGYSNGEIFVWSIPSATTPRTDTASDHGSQNVPICKLNLGYKMDKIPIASLKWAYAEGKASRLYVMGASNSVSGNFLQVMLLNEHTESRTIKLGLHLPEPCIDMEIISSSEQYKHKQDSLLLLGKSGNAYAYDDCLIEKYLLQCQSKSPTSLPKEVKLKMPFADSSITIAKFITDNPCMLSPADEDYILMAGNIPPLLPSETKQKDGSHLNLANFSGFSKVKNLYITGHSDGAINFWDVSCPFLIPIFSLKQQSEDDFSLSGIALTAFYFDVKSRLLVSGDQNGTVRIFKFKPEPYATENTFMSLPGSTKKGNNHIIHNVKLIKINGSVLSMNISYSSRHLAVGSDQGYVSVIDMEGPTLLYQSHIASEIRTGIISLQFQTCSLHGFEKNVLVVATMDSSVLALDSDAGNTLSTNRVRPKKPSKALFMQILDGQDTLSRGSNTSNGQDLSKGNALEDATPKQLSLLCSEKAVYVYSLTHLVQGVKKVYYKKKFQSSSCCWASTFYSPSDVGLILLFTSGKIEIRSLPELSLIKETSIRGFTYSTSKPNSFSDISICASSEGEIVMVNGDQEIFVISVLFQKKTFRLSDTISHIYRKDLMPSQEGLACQPIVHKEKKKGIFSSVIKDITGSKAKHVPQVEIEDARESIEELHTIFSTANFPSDAENRDNLVTDEDEIDLDIDDIILEDPGEKPKEQSMLTALNKQKMASKFHAFKGKLKQMTVKNQKSSIIEEQQDEKVGAVDQIKKKYGFSSSGESRVAKMAESKLQENSSRLQGIGLRATEMQDTAKSFSSMAEQVLRTEQQRKSS; translated from the exons ATGTTTGTCAAGAAGCTTGTTGAGAAGGCTGCAAAGAAG CCTGGAGGAAATTCTGATGGTTTGAAATCAAGTGAGGTAGACCCACGAGTTGTGTTCCATTATGGGATCCCATCCGGATCTACTATGTTCGCTTATGACTCCATTCAAAAGATACTTGCAATTTCTACAAA GTATGGCCGAATTAAGTTATTTGGAAAAGATAATACTCATGCTTTACTTGAATCTAACGAGATAGTACCAAGCAAATTTGTGCAG TTTATGGAGAACCAAGGCATCCTTCTAAATGTCAATTTGAAAAATCACCTCGAG GTTTGGGACATAGACAAGAAGCTGTTATCTCATGTGCACATTTTTAAGGAAGAAATTACCTCCTTTACAGTCATGCGTCACAGTCGTTACAT GTATGTTGGAGATTCTGATGGTAATATTTCAGTTCTGAAGCTTCAAGAAGAACCATTTGGTATAGTACAAATGAAATACACTATACCTCTCTCAGTTTCTCATG GGAATCTCACTGAAGTGTCTGGTGATACTGCAGTGCTGCATATACTACCTCAACCAACGGCTGAAAGTAAGAG AGTTCTTATAATATTTAGAGATGGCTTAATTGCATTATGGGAAATTCGAGAAAGCAAGTCCATTTTCACAACAGGTGGAAATATGTTGCAATCACTGTCTCATGAAGCAAAGAAAGTGACTTGTGCATGCTGGGCATGCCCTTTTGGAAGCAAAGTTGTTGTTGGGTACAGCAACGGAGAGATTTTCGTATGGAGTATTCCTTCTGCCACAACTCCAAGGACCGATACAGCATCAGACCATGGTTCTCAAAATGTTCCTATATGTAAACTCAATCTCGGGTATAAGATGGACAAAATTCCTATAGCATCATTAAAATGGGCTTATGCAGAAGGGAAAGCGAGTCGACTCTATGTTATGGGTGCCTCCAACTCTGTTTCAGGAAACTTTTTGCAG GTAATGCTGTTGAATGAGCATACTGAATCTCGCACAATTAAGTTGGGGCTTCATTTGCCTGAGCCTTGCATTGACATGGAGATCATTTCTAGCAGTGAGCAATACAAACATAAACAAGATTCTCTCCTTTTGCTTGGAAAATCAGGAAATGCTTATGCCTATGATGATTGTTTGATTGAAAAGTATCTTCTACAATGCCAATCTAAGTCTCCAACCTCACTCCCAAAGGAGGTCAAGTTGAAAATGCCATTTGCTGATTCAAGTATCACTATAGCAAAATTTATTACAGACAATCCCTGTATGCTTAGTCCTGCAGATGAG GATTACATTCTAATGGCAGGAAATATTCCACCACTTCTTCCCTCcgagacaaaacaaaaagatggaaGTCACTTGAATTTGGCCAACTTTAGCGGATTTTCGAAGGTTAAAAACTTGTACATAACTGGACATAGTGATGGAGCCATAAACTTTTGGGATGTATCATGTCCCTTTCTCATTCCAATTTTCTCGCTAAAGCAGCAG AGTGAGGATGATTTTTCATTAAGTGGTATAGCACTGACGGCATTTTATTTTGATGTCAAGTCTCGGCTTCTTGTTTCTGGAGATCAGAATGGAACG GTTCGCATCTTTAAATTTAAACCTGAACCATATGCCACAGAAAACACTTTCATGTCACTCCCAG GCAGTACAAAGAAGGGAAACAATCACATCATCCATAATGTTAAACTTATAAAGATTAATGGCTCTGTGCTTTCGATGAACATTAGCTACAGCTCAAGGCATCTTGCTGTTGGGTCTGATCAAGGATAT GTTTCCGTAATTGATATGGAAGGGCCCACTCTATTATATCAAAGCCATATTGCAAGTGAAATTCGTACTGGTATCATCTCTCTGCAATTCCAAACCTGCAGTTTACATGGCTTTGAGAAGAATGTTTTAGTGGTTGCAACAATGGATTCATCTGTACTGGCTCTCGACAGTGATGCTGGAAACACCCTGAGCACTAACAGGGTTCGCCCCAAGAAACCTTCTAAGGCTCTATTCATGCAGATCTTGG ATGGGCAGGACACATTATCTAGAGGATCTAATACATCTAATGGTCAAGATCTGAGCAAAGGGAATGCCTTGGAGGATGCCACACCAAAGCAGTTATCATTGCTATGTTCTGAGAAAGCTGTGTATGTCTATTCTTTAACGCATCTCGTTCAG GGAGTTAAGAAGGTGTACTATAAGAAGAAGTTTCAGAGCTCTTCTTGTTGCTGGGCATCAACATTTTACAGTCCCTCTGATGTTGGGCTTATACTACTTTTTACTAGTGGAAAAATTGAAATAAG GTCCTTGCCAGAGTTATCCCTAATAAAGGAGACGTCAATAAGAGGTTTCACTTATTCTACATCAAAACCAAATTCATTCTCTGACATTTCAATATGTGCTTCGTCAGAAGGAGAAATTGTAATG GTTAATGGTGATCAGGAAATCTTTGTCATCTCAGTTTTGTTCCAAAAGAAAACCTTTAG GCTTTCGGACACTATCAGCCACATTTACAGGAAAGATTTGATGCCTTCACAAGAGGGGCTTGCCTGTCAACCCATTGTccataaggaaaagaaaaag GGTATATTTAGCTCTGTTATTAAAGATATTACAGGCAGTAAAGCAAAGCATGTACCTCAAGTGGAAATAGAAGATGCTAGAGAAAGTATAGAAGAACTTCACACGATCTTTTCAACAGCTAACTTTCCAAGTGATGCTGAGAATAGAGATAACCTGGTCACGGATGAAGATGAAATAGACTTAGACATAG ATGACATCATCCTTGAGGATCCTGGAGAAAAACCTAAAGAACAGAGTATGTTGACAGCCCTTAATAAGCAGAAAATGGCAAGCAAATTTCATGCTTTTAAAG gaAAGTTGAAACAGATGACGGTCAAGAACCAGAAGAGTTCCATCATTGAAGAGCAGCAAGATGAGAAGGTCGGTGCAGTTGATCAAATTAAGAAGAAATATGGGTTTTCTTCATCTGGT GAATCTAGAGTTGCTAAAATGGCAGAAAGCAAACTGCAGGAGAACTCAAGTAGGTTGCAG GGGATTGGCCTGAGAGCCACAGAGATGCAAGACACAGCAAAGTCATTCTCATCTATGGCAGAACAAGTGCTGCGAACCGAACAGCAGAGAAAAAGCTCATAA
- the LOC133851784 gene encoding uncharacterized protein LOC133851784, whose amino-acid sequence MAGPGKCFLVTGPPGVGKTTLIMRVIEALKASNPTLKVQGFYSREVRQGSERVGFEVVTLDGRIGRLASTTISSPESFRWPNVGKYKVDITSFESLALPELQVREDTDLFIVDEVGKMEMYSSSFFPAVLKVLESSIPILASVPIPKFGRDIPGVARLKNHPGATIFTLTSSNRDAVKNQIYSMLVDLLSKN is encoded by the exons ATGGCCGGTCCGGGCAAATGCTTCCTCGTCACAGGTCCTCCT GGTGTGGGTAAAACCACACTGATTATGAGAGTTATTGAAGCCCTAAAAGCCTCTAACCCCACCTTGAAAGTTCAGGGCTTTTACAGTC GTGAAGTTAGACAAGGAAGCGAGAGAGTGGGTTTTGAGGTGGTCACTTTAGACGGCCGTATTGGTCGACTCGCCTCCACCACTATTTCAAG TCCCGAGTCTTTTAGATGGCCTAATGTCGGGAAGTACAAAGTAGATATAACATCATTTGAGTCACTGGCGCTACCTGAGTTGCAG GTCAGAGAGGATACTGATCTCTTCATCGTTGATGAGGTTGGGAAGATGGAGATGTACAGTTCATCTTTCTTCCCCGCAGTTCTGAAAGTTCTTGAATCAAGCATCCCAATTTTGGCTTCTGTCCCTATTCCGAAATTTGGCCGTGATATTCCTGGAG TTGCAAGGTTGAAGAATCACCCAGGGGCAACTATTTTTACATTGACCTCAAGTAACAGGGATGCTGTTAAAAATCAGATATATTCCATGTTGGTAGATTTGCTGAGTAAAAACTAG